The following proteins are co-located in the Corynebacterium kalinowskii genome:
- a CDS encoding L-serine ammonia-lyase: MAISAVDLFSIGIGPSSSHTVGPMRAAARFASDHPHQDVHIELRGSLAATGVGHGTDRAVILGLEGYAPDSVPDNVDPPAGEPVALSGQLSDGRKYTITFNTDPLPEHPNAMLFRAGDGAEERFFSVGGGFILTGSELAERTKRGGLGAGVTTTGHPDDVPYYFTTSARLLMLSHRNELRICEIMAANETALHGWDKVEEHLDRVWHTMQNCVQSGISTEGTLPGGLSVERRAPRLHNALQNRRDPHISAGFGAMEWVNLFALAVNEENAAGGRVVTAPTNGAAGIIPAVMHYARDFLPSFQDSDARRFLLTAAAIGLIIKENASISGAEVGCQGEVGSAAAMAAAGLSEILGGTPEQVTNAAEIALEHNLGLTCDPVGGLVQIPCIERNAIAAVQAINAARLANLGTGIHHVSLDDCVRTMADTGRDMMGKYKETSMGGLAVHIGLPVNHTEC, encoded by the coding sequence ATGGCCATCAGTGCTGTGGACCTGTTCAGCATCGGCATCGGGCCGTCATCCTCACACACCGTTGGCCCGATGCGCGCTGCTGCCCGATTCGCCTCTGACCACCCACATCAGGACGTCCACATCGAGCTGCGCGGCTCTCTCGCAGCCACTGGGGTCGGCCACGGCACAGACCGCGCCGTCATCCTCGGCCTGGAAGGGTACGCGCCAGATTCAGTGCCCGACAACGTCGATCCGCCCGCAGGAGAGCCTGTGGCACTTTCGGGACAGCTTTCCGACGGCCGCAAGTACACCATTACGTTTAACACCGATCCGCTGCCGGAACACCCAAATGCGATGCTCTTCCGCGCGGGCGATGGCGCTGAGGAACGCTTCTTTTCTGTCGGAGGGGGATTCATCCTGACCGGTTCCGAACTCGCCGAGCGCACCAAGCGCGGCGGTCTGGGAGCAGGAGTTACTACCACGGGGCACCCCGACGATGTCCCCTACTACTTCACCACGAGCGCCCGCCTGCTCATGCTGAGTCATCGCAATGAGCTGCGTATTTGCGAGATCATGGCAGCCAACGAAACAGCGCTGCACGGCTGGGACAAAGTCGAAGAACATCTCGATCGCGTATGGCACACCATGCAAAACTGCGTGCAGTCCGGAATATCTACGGAAGGCACTTTGCCAGGAGGTTTGTCCGTCGAACGCCGCGCCCCGCGCTTGCACAACGCACTACAGAATAGACGCGATCCACACATCTCGGCCGGTTTCGGGGCGATGGAGTGGGTTAATCTCTTTGCACTGGCGGTCAATGAGGAAAATGCTGCTGGTGGCCGCGTTGTTACCGCACCTACAAATGGCGCAGCCGGAATCATTCCCGCAGTGATGCACTATGCGCGGGATTTTCTCCCGTCCTTCCAGGATTCAGATGCTCGTCGCTTCCTGCTCACCGCGGCAGCGATCGGCTTGATCATCAAAGAGAACGCTTCCATTTCAGGGGCAGAAGTTGGCTGCCAGGGCGAAGTGGGCTCCGCCGCGGCGATGGCAGCGGCCGGGCTTTCGGAGATCCTGGGTGGTACTCCGGAGCAAGTGACCAACGCCGCGGAGATTGCACTCGAGCATAACCTTGGCCTGACCTGCGATCCTGTCGGTGGCCTCGTCCAAATCCCCTGCATCGAACGCAACGCGATTGCCGCAGTCCAAGCGATTAACGCGGCCCGCCTCGCCAACCTTGGTACCGGCATTCACCACGTATCACTCGATGATTGCGTCCGTACCATGGCTGACACCGGCCGCGACATGATGGGCAAATACAAAGAGACCTCCATGGGAGGCCTCGCTGTACATATTGGTTTGCCGGTCAACCACACCGAGTGCTAG
- a CDS encoding TetR/AcrR family transcriptional regulator, protein MRSDALRRRQAILAAARTVFAHGPDSGTLEEVARVAKVGIATVYRNFKDKDALLIATLDELLARIVDVQSTALKRFADRPETALSLYAHDLINLGLAPLIVNADDARVQDLMPHYEEVRDQLTTNNREIIALAKQHDLVRRDITSLFFISGLIQSARPPAQTILPPIADLEHQMVDVFLAGLTP, encoded by the coding sequence ATGCGTTCTGATGCACTGCGCCGTCGACAAGCAATCCTCGCCGCGGCCCGCACCGTCTTTGCTCACGGCCCCGACTCCGGCACTCTCGAGGAGGTCGCCCGGGTCGCGAAGGTTGGTATCGCAACGGTGTATCGAAATTTCAAGGACAAGGACGCTCTGCTCATTGCCACCCTTGATGAGCTGCTCGCACGCATTGTCGACGTCCAATCCACCGCTCTCAAAAGGTTCGCCGATCGCCCCGAGACCGCGCTCTCCCTATATGCCCATGACCTGATTAATCTTGGCCTCGCTCCACTCATCGTCAACGCTGACGATGCCCGCGTGCAAGATCTCATGCCGCACTACGAAGAGGTTCGCGACCAACTCACCACCAACAACCGTGAAATTATCGCTTTGGCCAAACAGCACGACCTGGTGCGGCGCGACATCACGTCGCTGTTTTTCATTTCGGGATTAATCCAATCGGCCAGGCCGCCAGCGCAGACCATTCTGCCGCCCATCGCAGACCTGGAACACCAGATGGTAGATGTCTTTCTCGCAGGACTCACGCCCTAG
- a CDS encoding bifunctional metallophosphatase/5'-nucleotidase, with protein sequence MSSVMFKRVVAALALSGLTVAGQPIAQAQTTPVTFNIAGITDFHGHIETLDGKEPGAGVLACMLPVAAEGNEQLFVSSGDNIGGSAFISALLDDEPTIAALNEMGLDVSAVGNHEFDAGYADLAGRVNDLADFEYVGANVNGESPELAEYVVKDVAGLKVAFVGSVTDTTASKVAPSGIVGITFGDPYAATNAAADKIKANGEADIVVALVHEGYSTPAMFNKTVDIAMGGDSHLVDNQVIDRTDGSKFALVQADHYGKGLADLDITFDPATKKITDIKADVISAEAMFTQCGATPVPAVQAIVDAAKSAAEVKGNETVATIGTDFFRGANADGKSGGNRGTESTLSNLIAEATKQYVGVNTSVKPDLGVMNAGGVRDDLLQGDVTYAEAFAVQPFGNELTYASYTGAKLKEALEQQWKDNDPTASRPILHLGWSDNFTYTYDPTKPWGERVTSMSIDGKPVDMAKEYVVAGSTFLLGGGDGFTAFGNETSVFPNTGIMDVDAFIGYLKANPTVEARGGQSNVGVTFDKPLVAGETVTIDLSSLIYTLGDSAKTVTVNLAGVEATADIDTTIIDKLPESGKATVTVEVPKEGDSAPTLTITTDAGTDITMPVEIEGYKVKSGGSSDGTSDGSSGSSAGSSLGGGLLAVLGIFGALGVALHTALQFNPQLANMLLNMLPVQVREQLKAHHMG encoded by the coding sequence GTGTCTTCCGTCATGTTCAAGCGCGTAGTAGCAGCGCTGGCTCTGTCCGGCCTCACCGTAGCCGGCCAGCCAATTGCTCAGGCGCAGACCACGCCAGTGACCTTTAATATCGCAGGCATCACCGACTTCCACGGTCACATCGAGACTCTCGATGGCAAGGAGCCAGGCGCTGGCGTACTTGCTTGCATGCTCCCGGTAGCTGCTGAGGGCAACGAACAGCTTTTCGTTTCCTCCGGTGACAACATCGGTGGCTCTGCATTCATTTCTGCGCTGCTCGATGATGAACCAACCATCGCAGCTCTCAATGAAATGGGCCTGGATGTCTCCGCAGTAGGTAACCATGAGTTCGACGCTGGTTACGCTGATCTTGCAGGCCGTGTCAACGACTTGGCTGATTTCGAGTACGTGGGCGCCAACGTGAACGGCGAGTCTCCGGAACTTGCTGAATACGTGGTCAAGGATGTCGCTGGCCTGAAGGTTGCCTTCGTGGGTTCTGTGACGGATACGACCGCATCCAAGGTGGCTCCATCTGGAATCGTGGGCATCACTTTCGGTGATCCATACGCTGCCACGAACGCTGCAGCAGACAAGATTAAGGCCAACGGCGAAGCTGATATCGTTGTCGCGCTGGTTCACGAAGGCTACTCCACCCCTGCAATGTTCAACAAAACCGTTGACATCGCTATGGGAGGAGACTCGCACTTGGTCGATAACCAGGTCATCGATCGTACTGATGGCTCCAAGTTTGCCCTCGTCCAGGCTGATCACTACGGCAAGGGCCTTGCTGACCTGGACATAACCTTCGATCCAGCAACCAAGAAGATCACCGACATCAAGGCCGATGTGATCAGCGCCGAAGCAATGTTCACTCAGTGTGGTGCCACCCCGGTTCCAGCTGTTCAGGCAATCGTCGACGCAGCCAAGAGCGCTGCCGAGGTTAAGGGCAATGAGACGGTAGCTACCATCGGCACCGACTTCTTCCGTGGTGCCAATGCCGACGGCAAGTCCGGTGGCAATCGTGGTACCGAGTCCACCTTGAGCAACCTGATCGCAGAGGCCACCAAGCAGTACGTGGGTGTAAATACGTCGGTGAAGCCTGACCTGGGCGTCATGAACGCCGGCGGCGTGCGCGACGATCTCCTCCAGGGCGACGTAACATACGCAGAAGCTTTCGCGGTTCAGCCTTTCGGCAACGAGCTCACCTACGCTTCTTACACCGGTGCGAAGCTGAAGGAAGCGCTGGAGCAGCAGTGGAAGGACAACGATCCAACTGCATCCCGTCCGATCCTGCACCTCGGCTGGTCCGACAACTTTACCTACACCTACGATCCAACCAAGCCATGGGGCGAGCGCGTTACCTCGATGTCCATCGATGGCAAGCCAGTTGACATGGCCAAGGAATACGTTGTTGCAGGCTCTACCTTCCTGCTCGGTGGCGGCGATGGCTTCACGGCCTTTGGTAATGAGACCTCAGTGTTCCCGAACACCGGCATCATGGATGTCGATGCTTTCATCGGTTACCTGAAGGCCAACCCAACGGTTGAGGCACGTGGCGGCCAGAGCAACGTGGGTGTGACCTTCGATAAGCCACTGGTCGCTGGTGAAACCGTCACCATTGACCTGTCTTCCTTGATCTACACTCTGGGCGACTCCGCCAAGACCGTGACGGTAAACCTCGCAGGTGTCGAAGCAACTGCTGACATCGATACCACCATCATCGACAAGCTGCCAGAGTCCGGTAAGGCTACCGTCACGGTAGAGGTCCCTAAGGAGGGCGACAGCGCTCCAACACTGACCATCACCACTGACGCTGGCACCGACATCACCATGCCTGTAGAGATTGAGGGTTACAAGGTTAAGTCCGGTGGCTCCTCCGACGGAACTTCTGACGGATCTTCCGGTTCTTCCGCAGGTTCCTCTCTCGGTGGTGGCCTCTTGGCTGTCCTGGGCATCTTCGGAGCACTCGGTGTTGCTCTGCACACCGCGCTGCAGTTCAATCCACAGCTGGCCAATATGCTGCTGAACATGCTCCCAGTGCAGGTGCGCGAACAGCTGAAGGCTCACCACATGGGCTAA
- the hisS gene encoding histidine--tRNA ligase, whose translation MSEAKKFQPFSAPKGVPDYVPPVSPEFLAVRNTFAHQAHLAGYEHIELPIFEDTGLFARGVGESTDVVSKEMYTFADRGDRSVTLRPEGTAGVMRAVIEHGLDRGQLPVKLTYAGPFFRYERPQAGRYRQLQQVGVEAIGVDDPALDAEVIALADRCFRSIGLSGFRLELTSLGDDTCRPAYREKLQEFLFKLPLDEETRRRADINPLRVLDDKRPEMKEMLVDAPLMLDHLSAESKAHFETVLGMLDDMKVPYTINSRMVRGLDYYNKTTFEFVHDGLGAQSGIGGGGRYDGLMAQLGGQELSGVGFGLGVDRALLALKAEEQQVTAGVRVDVYGVAMGADAKRRMVSLINDLRMAGISADMAYGDRGLKGAMKGADRAGASYALVLGDRELESGQVALKNLAEHTQEDVSLEGIIEKLRALLG comes from the coding sequence GTGAGTGAAGCAAAGAAATTCCAGCCGTTTAGCGCCCCAAAGGGCGTGCCTGACTATGTCCCACCTGTGTCGCCGGAGTTCCTTGCCGTGCGCAACACTTTCGCGCATCAGGCGCACCTGGCTGGATACGAGCACATTGAGTTGCCGATCTTTGAAGATACCGGCTTGTTTGCCCGTGGCGTTGGCGAATCAACGGACGTGGTGTCCAAGGAAATGTACACCTTCGCCGACCGTGGCGACCGCAGTGTAACCCTCCGCCCGGAGGGTACTGCCGGCGTCATGCGCGCCGTAATCGAACACGGCCTGGATCGTGGCCAGCTGCCGGTTAAGCTGACCTACGCCGGTCCGTTTTTCCGTTACGAACGCCCCCAGGCTGGTCGGTACCGCCAGTTGCAACAAGTCGGCGTCGAGGCCATCGGCGTCGATGATCCTGCGCTGGATGCCGAGGTCATCGCCCTTGCCGATCGTTGCTTCCGCTCCATCGGACTGAGCGGCTTCCGCCTGGAGCTCACCAGCCTCGGCGACGACACCTGCCGTCCGGCTTACCGTGAAAAGCTCCAAGAGTTCTTGTTCAAGCTGCCGCTGGATGAGGAAACCCGTCGCCGCGCGGACATCAATCCCTTGCGCGTACTCGATGACAAACGCCCTGAAATGAAAGAAATGCTCGTCGACGCACCGCTCATGCTCGATCACCTTTCTGCGGAATCAAAGGCCCACTTCGAGACAGTCCTCGGCATGCTTGATGACATGAAGGTGCCGTACACCATCAACTCCCGAATGGTGCGCGGCCTGGATTACTACAACAAGACCACTTTCGAATTCGTCCACGACGGCCTCGGCGCGCAGTCCGGCATTGGCGGCGGTGGCCGATACGACGGTCTGATGGCTCAACTCGGTGGCCAGGAACTCTCCGGCGTCGGCTTCGGACTTGGAGTCGACCGCGCTCTGCTGGCGCTCAAGGCGGAAGAGCAGCAGGTCACCGCCGGTGTACGGGTAGATGTTTATGGCGTAGCCATGGGAGCCGACGCCAAGCGTCGCATGGTATCCCTGATCAATGATCTCCGTATGGCCGGTATTTCTGCCGACATGGCTTACGGCGACCGTGGACTCAAGGGTGCAATGAAGGGCGCTGACCGTGCCGGCGCCTCCTATGCCTTGGTGCTCGGAGATCGTGAGCTCGAGTCTGGTCAGGTAGCGCTGAAGAATCTAGCCGAGCACACCCAAGAGGACGTGAGCTTGGAAGGGATCATCGAAAAGCTGCGTGCTTTGCTTGGCTAG
- a CDS encoding LLM class flavin-dependent oxidoreductase, with product MQFGIFTIGDVTTDPTNGTTPTEAERIQSMTAIALKAEEVGLDVFATGEHHNPPFVPSSPTTHLAFIAAQTERLILSTSTTLITTNDPVKIAEDFAFLQHLAGGRVDLMMGRGNTGPVYPWFGKDIRKGIPLAIENYHLLRRLWREEIVNWQGEFRTPLQGYTSTPAPLDGVPPFVWHGSIRSVEIADQAAFYGDGFFHNNIFWNKEHTAKMVGIYRRKFERYGHGRADQAIVGLGGQFFVGETEEAAKKFFRPYFDNAPVYGHGPSLEEFTTATPLTVGTVEQVIERTMQFADWVGDYQRQLFLVDHAGLPLEVVLQQIEILGRDIVPELRRRMEARRPDHVPSNPPTHATLRANPDSAHFQVMPGKDI from the coding sequence ATGCAGTTCGGAATCTTCACGATCGGTGATGTCACCACCGACCCCACTAACGGCACCACCCCCACCGAAGCGGAACGAATTCAGTCGATGACTGCCATCGCGCTTAAAGCGGAAGAAGTAGGTCTCGATGTTTTCGCCACCGGCGAGCACCACAATCCGCCTTTCGTCCCCTCTTCCCCTACTACCCACTTAGCATTCATCGCAGCACAGACGGAAAGACTGATCCTTTCCACTTCTACCACGCTCATCACCACCAACGATCCGGTAAAGATCGCAGAGGATTTTGCCTTCCTACAGCACTTAGCAGGTGGGCGGGTCGATTTAATGATGGGACGCGGCAACACCGGCCCGGTATACCCGTGGTTTGGCAAAGACATCCGCAAGGGTATTCCACTCGCCATCGAAAACTACCACCTGCTGCGCAGGCTGTGGCGAGAAGAGATCGTCAATTGGCAGGGTGAATTCCGCACTCCGTTGCAGGGCTACACCAGCACCCCGGCTCCCCTTGATGGCGTACCGCCATTCGTGTGGCATGGTTCTATCCGCTCTGTAGAAATTGCTGATCAAGCTGCTTTCTACGGTGACGGCTTCTTCCATAACAACATTTTCTGGAACAAGGAACACACTGCGAAGATGGTCGGCATTTACCGCCGAAAGTTTGAGCGGTACGGCCACGGCCGCGCAGATCAGGCCATCGTAGGTCTTGGTGGCCAGTTCTTCGTCGGAGAGACGGAAGAGGCAGCCAAGAAATTCTTCCGCCCTTATTTCGACAATGCGCCAGTCTACGGTCATGGCCCTTCTCTGGAAGAGTTCACTACGGCTACGCCACTCACGGTTGGTACGGTGGAACAGGTCATCGAACGCACCATGCAGTTTGCCGACTGGGTGGGAGACTACCAACGCCAACTGTTCTTGGTTGACCATGCAGGTCTGCCATTGGAAGTCGTTCTCCAGCAGATTGAGATTCTGGGCCGAGACATCGTTCCCGAGCTTCGTCGTCGCATGGAGGCTCGCCGACCGGACCACGTTCCTTCAAACCCGCCAACCCACGCCACGCTCAGGGCCAACCCTGATTCGGCACACTTTCAGGTCATGCCAGGAAAGGACATCTAG
- a CDS encoding CE1759 family FMN reductase, protein MHRIIAVSAGISAPSSTRTLAEQLAGATESAITARGEAVHTEFLDLRDLAVDLAHTFTSPGYSSPALTAGIESVTNAEALIAVTPIYKASYSGLFKMFFDIIDAKALVDKPVLLAATAGTPRHSLALEHAVRPLFSFLRARTIPTAVFAATEDFGGDAADDLQARIVRAANELAMSLMAESSTVGGLGGSFARHGEDDEGTGGSFADRLRKYN, encoded by the coding sequence GTGCACCGCATCATCGCCGTCAGCGCGGGCATCTCCGCTCCCTCTAGTACCCGCACTCTTGCGGAACAGCTCGCAGGCGCTACAGAATCGGCGATCACAGCTCGTGGTGAAGCGGTCCACACTGAATTCCTGGACCTGCGTGACCTAGCGGTCGACCTCGCGCACACTTTCACCTCGCCCGGCTATTCCTCCCCCGCGCTCACTGCGGGAATCGAGTCTGTCACTAATGCGGAAGCGCTGATTGCGGTCACGCCTATTTACAAGGCCAGCTATTCCGGACTGTTCAAGATGTTCTTCGACATCATTGATGCCAAGGCGCTCGTCGATAAGCCCGTGCTGCTGGCTGCCACCGCTGGCACTCCGCGACACTCCCTCGCTCTTGAGCACGCAGTTCGCCCCCTCTTTTCCTTCCTTCGGGCACGCACCATTCCAACCGCAGTGTTCGCCGCCACCGAAGACTTTGGCGGCGACGCAGCGGATGATCTCCAAGCTCGCATCGTGCGAGCAGCCAACGAGCTGGCGATGTCCCTCATGGCAGAGAGCTCGACGGTAGGTGGGCTCGGTGGCAGCTTCGCCCGTCACGGTGAGGACGACGAAGGCACTGGCGGCAGCTTCGCCGACCGGTTGAGGAAATATAACTAG
- a CDS encoding peptidylprolyl isomerase — MTSNKQRREQALRNLDRELKNRERAEKAKPLGVIVTAALVILALVGGIWFAATRNSDPAENSAQPEPTVEQPQAQPLTMKRASALPEKVSCQYPEAGQSAKPVSVPTRTADVSTTGTVKLNLDTTAGPIGLELDRAASPCTVNAIEHLAYNGYYDDTVCHRITTNGIYVLQCGDPTGTGTGGPGFSFANEYPTDEMPDAPQVIYPRGSLAMANSGPDTNGSQFFLNYQDSPLQANYTYFGRITDEGLGTLDKIAANGAEGGAPDGKPAQEVRITKANLG; from the coding sequence GTGACCTCTAACAAGCAACGACGCGAGCAAGCGCTCCGCAATCTTGATCGCGAACTAAAGAACCGAGAGCGCGCTGAAAAGGCTAAGCCACTTGGCGTCATTGTGACCGCCGCCCTCGTCATCCTCGCCCTCGTCGGCGGTATTTGGTTCGCCGCCACGCGCAACTCCGATCCGGCGGAGAACTCAGCTCAGCCTGAGCCGACTGTGGAACAGCCGCAGGCACAGCCCTTGACGATGAAGCGTGCATCCGCTCTCCCAGAAAAGGTGTCCTGCCAGTACCCTGAGGCCGGACAGTCCGCAAAGCCTGTTAGCGTACCTACCCGCACCGCGGACGTTTCCACAACCGGCACGGTGAAGCTGAACCTAGATACCACAGCCGGACCAATCGGCCTCGAGCTGGATCGCGCGGCCTCACCTTGTACGGTCAATGCCATCGAGCATTTGGCCTACAACGGCTATTACGATGACACCGTGTGCCACCGCATCACCACCAATGGCATCTACGTCCTGCAGTGTGGCGACCCAACTGGCACGGGCACCGGCGGCCCTGGCTTTAGCTTTGCCAATGAGTATCCGACCGATGAAATGCCTGATGCGCCGCAGGTTATCTACCCTCGCGGTTCACTCGCAATGGCGAACTCTGGCCCGGATACCAACGGATCCCAGTTCTTCCTGAACTACCAGGACTCCCCACTCCAAGCTAACTACACCTACTTCGGTCGCATCACCGACGAAGGCCTAGGCACCTTGGACAAGATAGCTGCCAATGGCGCCGAAGGTGGCGCACCGGACGGCAAGCCGGCCCAAGAGGTGCGCATTACCAAGGCGAACCTAGGCTAA
- a CDS encoding MBL fold metallo-hydrolase codes for MDIMGFAAGPFQTNCYIWSHEGHCVIVDPGMHAHDRVVEVVEKQGATVESVVLTHGHIDHTRDAGSLAKRYGVPVYIHADDEFMLEKGAGVRAETRQLFDADNMTPIADLRHLSHGETVTMAGIEFDIHHAPGHSPGSVLLVSNDSHVCFSGDVLFKGSIGRTDLDHSNHQHMIASLRDQVLTLDDSLHVLPGHGEATTVRAERMTNPFLQQLR; via the coding sequence ATGGATATTATGGGTTTTGCCGCTGGACCATTCCAGACCAACTGCTACATCTGGTCCCATGAGGGGCACTGCGTGATCGTCGACCCGGGAATGCACGCGCACGATCGAGTGGTCGAGGTCGTCGAAAAGCAGGGCGCAACTGTGGAGTCGGTCGTGCTCACGCATGGCCACATCGATCACACTCGTGACGCCGGCAGCCTCGCCAAGCGTTATGGCGTGCCGGTGTACATTCACGCTGATGATGAGTTCATGCTCGAAAAGGGTGCCGGGGTGCGGGCGGAAACGCGCCAGCTTTTCGACGCCGACAACATGACACCCATTGCGGACCTCCGTCACCTATCCCACGGCGAAACCGTGACGATGGCCGGAATCGAATTCGATATCCACCATGCTCCGGGACACTCGCCGGGATCCGTGTTGCTGGTCTCTAACGACTCACATGTTTGTTTCTCGGGCGACGTGCTGTTCAAGGGTTCAATTGGGCGCACGGACTTGGATCACTCCAACCATCAGCACATGATTGCTTCGCTCCGGGATCAAGTGCTCACGCTTGATGATTCCCTTCACGTCCTGCCAGGCCACGGCGAGGCCACCACGGTTCGTGCGGAGCGGATGACTAACCCCTTCCTGCAGCAGCTCAGGTAG
- a CDS encoding CBS domain-containing protein, translated as MMSPATQFLSAFNSIESHLRDALKAKNSDGFTWMVRLAAKKKIITEAQSRSLQEFAELRNAIVHGDFSDGHAIADPRPDTITHIESIRDAIVAPVTVLDVVGAKDVQHLTPQSSILKALTLIRDSTISQFPLYEGGKFVGLLTTNTIARWVANDLDDNNHLDAVTIADALKYAEHAEHVEFFPRDVTAAHAVATFMQPGSAQFAIITENGRPHEKPLRAVGRSDLALLHQALISTP; from the coding sequence ATGATGTCGCCAGCCACACAGTTCCTTTCCGCCTTCAATTCCATCGAGTCACATCTACGTGATGCACTCAAGGCTAAAAATTCAGACGGCTTCACGTGGATGGTCCGGCTGGCTGCCAAGAAAAAGATCATCACCGAGGCGCAGTCTCGATCACTGCAAGAGTTCGCAGAATTGCGCAACGCAATCGTGCATGGCGATTTCAGCGACGGTCACGCGATTGCTGATCCTCGGCCCGATACCATCACCCACATCGAGAGCATTCGCGATGCCATCGTTGCCCCTGTCACGGTGTTAGACGTAGTGGGAGCGAAAGATGTGCAACACCTGACCCCACAATCCAGCATCTTGAAGGCACTCACCCTCATTCGGGATTCCACCATCTCCCAGTTCCCGCTGTATGAGGGCGGAAAATTCGTAGGGCTGCTGACCACCAACACGATCGCACGCTGGGTAGCCAATGATCTGGACGACAATAACCATTTGGATGCCGTCACTATTGCCGACGCTCTTAAGTATGCCGAGCACGCGGAACACGTTGAGTTCTTCCCCCGAGATGTCACTGCCGCCCACGCGGTTGCCACGTTTATGCAACCAGGTTCTGCGCAGTTCGCGATCATTACCGAAAATGGCCGACCCCATGAAAAGCCCTTGCGCGCGGTTGGACGCTCCGACCTCGCCCTGCTGCACCAGGCACTGATCTCCACACCCTAG